One window from the genome of Phycisphaerales bacterium encodes:
- a CDS encoding glycosyltransferase family 39 protein, giving the protein MPAAARSAAPVRLWPTALLLALCALLYLPGLWSLPVVDRDEARFAQATRQMIESGDFINIRFQDEPRHKKPIGVHWAQAAAARLSAPLADENAIWPYRLPSVLGAALAVWLLYFFLRSIAGEGAALLAAALLASSVLMSVEARLATTDALLLACVVASQGALMRRLMEPDARPLAWSLVFWISQALAVLIKGPIAPLVSIFTLLGMRLGGARVRPLRLLHAWIGLPLALLIILPWVLAVSRATGGSFFVDAFAGDLFPKLVSGQESHGFPPGYYLLLVTLTFWPGSLLAGFALRSAWREKTEPLMRFMLAWLVPAWIVFELVPTKLPHYVLPLYPALATITAAQVVRWAAGPVEPQRPSRRALLIGWIVWSLVTLALAAVIIALPIALDGALEPWSLLPAGAALLCVAIGFAAVRRLDAAPAALGVLALCSALLLGPTMMVVLPRIEALWPTRSVARLIEARGLSGAQPWAAVGDHEPSLVFELGTLTRLLGPARAAEALNSGQVRGVIIDRDRRDLFDAAAREMGLETELIGTVRGTLISKGRGVELDLLIRAGDQ; this is encoded by the coding sequence ATGCCTGCCGCTGCGAGATCTGCTGCACCTGTCCGACTCTGGCCCACGGCGCTGCTGCTGGCGTTGTGCGCGCTGCTTTACCTGCCCGGACTGTGGTCGCTGCCGGTGGTGGACCGCGATGAAGCGCGCTTCGCGCAGGCGACGCGGCAGATGATCGAGTCGGGCGATTTCATCAACATCCGGTTCCAGGATGAGCCGCGCCACAAGAAGCCCATCGGCGTTCACTGGGCGCAGGCGGCCGCCGCCAGGTTATCCGCGCCGCTTGCCGACGAGAATGCGATCTGGCCGTATCGGCTGCCGTCGGTGCTGGGCGCGGCGCTGGCGGTGTGGCTGCTGTATTTCTTCCTGCGATCGATCGCGGGCGAGGGCGCTGCGCTGCTGGCTGCGGCGCTGCTCGCATCGAGCGTGCTGATGAGCGTGGAAGCGCGCCTGGCGACGACTGATGCGCTGCTGCTGGCTTGCGTCGTCGCATCGCAAGGAGCGCTCATGCGCCGGCTGATGGAGCCTGATGCGCGCCCGCTCGCGTGGTCGCTGGTATTCTGGATCTCGCAGGCGCTGGCGGTGCTCATCAAGGGGCCGATCGCGCCGCTGGTTTCCATTTTCACGCTGCTGGGCATGCGCTTGGGCGGGGCGCGCGTGCGGCCGCTGCGCCTGCTGCACGCGTGGATCGGCCTGCCGCTGGCGCTGCTCATCATTCTGCCGTGGGTGCTCGCCGTGTCGCGCGCGACGGGCGGATCGTTCTTTGTCGATGCATTCGCGGGCGATCTGTTTCCCAAACTCGTTTCGGGGCAGGAGTCGCACGGTTTTCCGCCGGGTTATTACCTGCTGCTGGTGACGCTCACGTTCTGGCCGGGTTCGCTGCTGGCGGGCTTTGCGCTGCGCAGCGCATGGCGCGAAAAGACTGAGCCGCTCATGCGCTTCATGCTCGCGTGGCTCGTGCCGGCGTGGATCGTGTTTGAACTCGTGCCGACGAAGTTGCCGCATTACGTGCTGCCGCTCTATCCCGCCCTGGCGACGATCACCGCCGCGCAGGTGGTGCGCTGGGCGGCGGGTCCGGTGGAGCCGCAGCGGCCGAGCCGGCGCGCGCTGCTCATCGGCTGGATCGTCTGGTCGCTCGTCACGCTCGCGCTCGCCGCCGTCATCATCGCATTGCCGATCGCGCTTGATGGCGCGCTGGAGCCCTGGTCGCTGCTCCCGGCGGGGGCCGCGCTGCTCTGTGTCGCGATCGGCTTTGCCGCGGTGCGGCGGCTCGATGCAGCGCCGGCGGCGCTGGGTGTGCTGGCCCTGTGTTCGGCGCTGCTGCTTGGGCCGACGATGATGGTTGTGCTGCCGCGCATCGAGGCCCTCTGGCCGACGCGCTCCGTCGCGAGGCTGATCGAAGCGCGCGGCCTTTCCGGCGCTCAACCCTGGGCCGCCGTGGGCGACCACGAGCCGAGCCTGGTGTTCGAACTCGGCACGCTCACGCGACTGCTCGGCCCGGCGCGCGCTGCCGAGGCGCTGAACAGCGGGCAAGTGCGCGGCGTGATCATCGACCGCGACCGGCGCGACTTGTTTGACGCTGCCGCGCGCGAAATGGGCCTGGAAACTGAACTGATCGGCACGGTGCGCGGCACGCTCATCTCCAAGGGACGCGGGGTCGAACTCGATCTGCTCATCCGCGCCGGCGATCAGTAA
- a CDS encoding sulfotransferase, with protein sequence MSDTRDSRTSPIAFPYPHFMALAPLDAWARLLLSPPLAVPPRYWLRLAAGLGTSLLGTAITLPERLLLSPWLSMSFQSGGGSLDHAPGALVVLGYFRTGTTHLHYLLNCDQRFITPRWAHVTAPQGFVASWMFLRLFLVPFLASRRPQDDVAFGPDWPAEDDFACHNWACASSLRGRLIAPSRYDSDRRFHFLDGLTAREIERWRYVQWAFLRKLIVFAPRRPLLLKSPSHTARVPELQRLLGRERVRFIHISRDPIDVVNSNVAMLKRLSIFHLEDPPEDETLRQRVIAEYAQTEQAYLESRRLIPPGQLHEMRYEDLRADPIGEMQAAYRALDLAWTRDVERSAARYLHSVRDYRPASDSSARQRALAVMHERLEFIVRAFGHDQPAAAPGPAPEPEPDAPPPRDRMWPAWAGAILAAVLLGLLWHWTVRQTLNRYDAFAWPVGIIIGAVALRLARAGSARLGWFCAVLTVIVALSVAVPNTRWAYYKRYDPTRQHVSARDLLVSTRQELLTGMSLFLIFMGAATAYRFGSRPPITPR encoded by the coding sequence ATGAGTGACACGCGCGATTCACGAACCTCTCCCATCGCCTTTCCCTACCCGCACTTCATGGCGCTGGCGCCGCTCGATGCGTGGGCGCGGCTGCTCCTGTCACCGCCGCTGGCGGTGCCGCCGCGCTACTGGCTGCGCCTCGCCGCCGGCCTGGGGACGTCGCTCCTCGGCACGGCCATCACCTTGCCCGAGCGTCTGCTCCTCTCGCCGTGGCTGAGCATGTCGTTTCAGTCAGGCGGCGGCTCGCTCGATCACGCCCCGGGCGCGCTGGTCGTGCTTGGCTACTTCCGCACGGGCACGACGCACCTGCACTACCTGCTCAACTGCGATCAGCGCTTTATCACGCCGCGCTGGGCGCACGTGACCGCGCCGCAGGGTTTTGTGGCGAGCTGGATGTTTCTGCGGCTGTTTCTCGTGCCGTTTCTGGCCAGCCGCCGGCCGCAGGATGACGTCGCCTTCGGGCCCGACTGGCCCGCCGAAGATGACTTCGCCTGCCACAACTGGGCGTGCGCTTCGAGCCTGCGCGGCCGGCTCATCGCGCCGTCGCGCTACGACTCTGACCGGCGCTTTCATTTCCTCGACGGCCTGACCGCGCGCGAGATCGAGCGCTGGCGCTATGTGCAGTGGGCGTTCCTGCGCAAACTCATTGTGTTCGCGCCGCGCCGCCCCCTGCTGCTCAAGTCGCCCAGCCACACCGCGCGCGTCCCTGAGCTTCAGCGCCTGCTCGGCCGCGAGCGCGTGCGGTTCATTCACATCAGCCGCGATCCGATCGACGTCGTCAACTCCAACGTGGCGATGCTCAAGCGGCTGTCGATCTTTCATCTGGAGGATCCGCCGGAGGATGAAACGCTGCGGCAGCGCGTGATTGCCGAGTATGCCCAGACCGAACAGGCGTATCTCGAGTCGCGCCGCCTGATTCCGCCGGGCCAGTTGCACGAGATGCGCTACGAAGACCTTCGGGCTGATCCGATCGGCGAGATGCAGGCGGCGTACCGCGCGCTCGATCTCGCGTGGACGCGCGATGTGGAGCGCAGCGCCGCGCGCTACCTGCACTCGGTGCGCGACTACCGGCCGGCATCGGATTCGAGCGCCCGGCAGCGCGCCCTGGCGGTCATGCATGAGCGCCTTGAGTTCATCGTGCGGGCATTTGGGCACGACCAGCCCGCCGCGGCGCCGGGCCCCGCGCCTGAGCCTGAGCCTGATGCGCCGCCGCCGCGCGACCGGATGTGGCCGGCGTGGGCGGGCGCGATCCTCGCCGCCGTGCTGCTGGGCCTGCTCTGGCACTGGACGGTGCGGCAGACGCTCAACCGCTACGACGCGTTCGCGTGGCCGGTGGGCATCATCATCGGCGCTGTGGCGCTGCGCCTGGCCCGGGCCGGCTCGGCGCGGCTGGGCTGGTTCTGCGCGGTGCTGACCGTCATCGTCGCGCTGAGCGTGGCCGTGCCCAACACGCGCTGGGCGTATTACAAGCGCTACGACCCGACGCGGCAGCACGTCAGCGCGCGCGACCTGCTCGTCTCGACGCGCCAGGAACTTCTCACGGGCATGAGCCTGTTTCTCATCTTCATGGGCGCCGCCACGGCCTACCGCTTCGGCTCGCGCCCGCCCATCACCCCCCGTTAA
- the metH gene encoding methionine synthase encodes MSLFLRHAAQRVLFFDGSMGATIQSLPLEIDRDYLGRENCVDVLVRSRPELVQQIHESFLAVGADAVETDTFGASRHVFAEFDEELVSWTRALNKEAAEIARAACDRHSTSDKPRFVVGSIGPGTKLISLGQITWQRMLDSYCEQVRGLLDGGADALLIETCQDLLQVKCAINSCLKALDERGKGPTDIPIMVSVTIETTGTMLLGSEIAAAVHALKPYPIASLGLNCATGPVEMAEHLKVLSRHWDRLISVMPNAGLPVMVEGKTTFPLQPAGLRDALRKFVDDFGVNFVGGCCGTGPEHIRQVVEAIGVHKPVPRGCESTGPSGLTRLAPVESGLYVQPPACVTSLYSPVECRQENSFLIVGERLNASGSRKFKRLLEEENWDEIISLAREQKREGANVLDLNVDYAGRDNARDMAEIVTRVVRQVDCPLMIDSTQIATLEAGLMHAAGKCIINSANFEEGPEKFDEICTLARRYGAALVIGTIDEDKEAAMARTADRKFSIAQRALQRATQVHGFDPADVFFDPLVLPISTGMDADRRSSLELIEGTKRISKAFPQCQITCGLSNASFGLKPAARVVLNSCLLHELLEAGMTSAIVHASKILPRNRISDEQWSAALDLIYDRRAESKGGTGLPEGVTDESFDPLQHFIGLFKDEDALSHSVEERVHSLEEALQAHIVEGEKQGMTERLDEALQKYSPLEIINDHLLAGMKTVGELFGSGQMQLPFVLQSAEVMKMAVAHLEPHMDKVAGTSRGSIVLATVKGDVHDIGKNLVDIILTNNGYKVHNLGIKQPIGSIVDALRETGALAIGMSGLLVKSVGVMEQNLAEMNEMGIDAPVLLGGAALTRKYAEGRLRGLYRGPLFYGQDAFEGLRIMDAITSGQAARLNGEIDQRVVERGWGEARADLEAHSCAAAGAEARSGRAGGSAIATVAAVSAPPAAPAPLEPADVPAAPFLGTRVIESIDLDQIYPYINTTALFRGQWGFKRGSLSDPEYQQTLTQTVEPLFARLKTEMREKGILTPRVVYGYYPVASEGNDVIVFDPNDPQREIERFSFPRQQAGKHRCIADFFRPVGSEAPDVLGLFVCTMGPQVSEVARRLFEGNEYTEYLYTHGMGVETAEALAELWHKRMRQELGIDGDDATEIRRLFSQKYRGSRYSFGYPACPNMEDQAILFRLLQPERIGCQLTENFQIDPEQSVSAMVVHHPGAKYFNA; translated from the coding sequence ATGAGTCTCTTCCTGCGCCACGCCGCCCAGCGCGTGCTGTTCTTCGACGGATCGATGGGCGCCACCATCCAGAGCCTGCCGCTGGAGATCGATCGCGACTACCTCGGCCGCGAGAACTGCGTCGATGTCCTCGTGCGCAGCCGACCCGAACTGGTGCAGCAGATCCACGAGTCCTTTCTCGCCGTCGGCGCCGACGCCGTCGAGACCGATACCTTCGGCGCCAGCCGCCACGTCTTCGCCGAGTTCGACGAAGAACTTGTAAGTTGGACCCGCGCTCTCAATAAGGAAGCGGCCGAGATCGCTCGCGCCGCCTGCGATCGGCATTCGACGTCCGACAAGCCGCGTTTCGTCGTCGGCTCCATCGGCCCGGGCACCAAGCTCATCTCCCTCGGCCAGATCACCTGGCAGCGCATGCTCGACAGTTACTGCGAGCAGGTGCGCGGCCTGCTCGACGGCGGCGCCGATGCGCTGCTCATCGAAACATGCCAGGACCTCCTCCAGGTCAAGTGCGCCATCAACTCCTGCCTCAAAGCGCTCGACGAGCGCGGCAAGGGCCCCACTGATATTCCCATCATGGTCAGCGTGACCATCGAGACGACCGGCACGATGCTGCTGGGCTCCGAAATCGCCGCGGCCGTGCACGCGCTCAAGCCCTATCCCATCGCCAGCCTCGGCCTGAACTGCGCCACCGGCCCAGTGGAAATGGCCGAGCATCTCAAAGTGCTCAGTCGGCACTGGGATCGGCTCATCTCCGTCATGCCCAATGCCGGCCTGCCGGTGATGGTCGAGGGCAAGACGACTTTCCCGCTTCAGCCCGCCGGGCTGCGCGATGCGCTGCGCAAGTTCGTCGATGACTTCGGCGTCAACTTCGTCGGCGGCTGCTGCGGCACCGGGCCGGAACACATCAGGCAGGTGGTTGAGGCCATCGGCGTGCACAAACCTGTGCCGCGCGGCTGCGAATCGACCGGCCCCTCCGGCCTCACGCGCCTCGCTCCCGTCGAGAGCGGCCTCTACGTCCAGCCTCCCGCCTGCGTCACCTCGCTCTACAGCCCCGTCGAGTGCCGGCAGGAGAATTCATTCCTCATCGTCGGCGAGCGCCTCAACGCCTCGGGCTCGCGCAAGTTCAAGCGTCTGCTCGAAGAAGAGAACTGGGATGAGATCATCTCGCTCGCCCGCGAGCAGAAGCGAGAGGGCGCCAACGTGCTCGATCTCAACGTGGACTACGCCGGCCGCGACAACGCGCGCGACATGGCCGAGATCGTCACCCGCGTGGTGCGCCAGGTTGACTGCCCGCTCATGATCGATTCGACGCAGATCGCCACGCTCGAAGCCGGCCTCATGCACGCCGCGGGCAAGTGCATCATCAACTCCGCCAACTTTGAAGAAGGGCCGGAGAAGTTCGACGAAATCTGCACGCTCGCCCGGCGCTACGGCGCAGCGCTGGTCATCGGCACGATTGACGAGGACAAGGAAGCGGCAATGGCCCGCACCGCCGATCGAAAGTTCTCGATCGCGCAGCGCGCCCTGCAGCGGGCCACGCAGGTGCACGGTTTCGACCCGGCCGACGTCTTCTTCGATCCGCTCGTGCTGCCCATCTCGACGGGGATGGACGCCGACCGCCGCTCGAGCCTCGAACTCATCGAGGGCACGAAGCGCATCAGCAAAGCCTTCCCGCAGTGCCAGATCACCTGCGGCCTGAGCAACGCGAGTTTCGGCCTCAAGCCCGCCGCCCGCGTCGTGCTCAACTCCTGCCTGCTGCACGAACTGCTCGAAGCGGGCATGACCAGCGCCATCGTCCACGCGTCGAAGATCCTGCCGCGCAATCGCATCAGCGATGAGCAGTGGAGCGCAGCGCTCGATCTCATCTACGATCGTCGCGCCGAGTCCAAGGGCGGCACGGGCCTGCCCGAAGGTGTCACCGACGAGTCCTTCGATCCCCTTCAGCACTTCATCGGCCTCTTCAAGGACGAAGATGCCCTCTCGCACAGCGTCGAAGAGCGCGTGCACTCGCTTGAAGAGGCGCTCCAGGCCCACATCGTCGAAGGTGAAAAGCAGGGCATGACCGAGCGCCTCGACGAGGCGCTGCAGAAATATTCGCCCCTGGAGATCATCAACGACCATCTCCTCGCGGGGATGAAGACCGTCGGCGAACTCTTCGGCAGCGGACAGATGCAGCTGCCCTTCGTCCTGCAGAGCGCCGAGGTCATGAAGATGGCGGTCGCTCACCTCGAGCCGCACATGGACAAGGTCGCCGGCACATCGCGCGGCTCGATCGTCCTGGCCACGGTCAAGGGCGATGTTCACGATATCGGCAAGAACCTCGTGGACATCATCCTCACCAACAACGGCTACAAGGTGCACAACCTCGGCATCAAGCAGCCCATCGGCTCCATCGTCGATGCGCTGCGGGAAACCGGCGCGCTGGCCATCGGCATGAGCGGCCTGCTCGTCAAATCCGTCGGGGTCATGGAGCAGAATCTCGCCGAGATGAACGAGATGGGCATCGACGCCCCCGTCCTGCTCGGCGGGGCGGCGCTGACGCGCAAGTACGCCGAGGGCCGGCTGCGCGGCCTCTATCGCGGCCCGCTGTTCTATGGCCAGGATGCATTCGAGGGTCTCCGCATCATGGATGCCATCACCTCGGGCCAGGCGGCCCGGCTCAACGGTGAAATCGACCAGCGCGTCGTCGAACGCGGCTGGGGCGAAGCGCGCGCCGATCTCGAAGCCCACTCCTGCGCCGCAGCCGGGGCCGAAGCGCGCAGCGGCCGGGCCGGCGGCAGCGCCATCGCGACCGTCGCCGCCGTCAGCGCTCCGCCCGCCGCGCCCGCTCCGCTCGAGCCGGCCGATGTTCCCGCCGCGCCCTTCCTGGGCACGCGAGTCATCGAGTCGATCGACCTCGATCAGATCTATCCCTACATCAACACGACCGCGCTCTTCCGCGGCCAGTGGGGCTTCAAGCGCGGCTCGCTTTCCGATCCCGAGTACCAGCAGACGCTCACGCAGACGGTCGAGCCGCTGTTTGCCCGCCTCAAGACGGAGATGCGCGAAAAAGGCATCCTCACGCCGCGCGTCGTGTACGGCTATTACCCCGTCGCATCGGAGGGCAACGACGTCATCGTCTTCGATCCGAACGACCCGCAGCGAGAGATCGAGCGATTCTCCTTCCCCCGCCAGCAGGCCGGCAAGCACCGCTGCATCGCCGACTTCTTCCGCCCGGTCGGGTCCGAGGCGCCGGATGTGCTCGGCCTGTTCGTCTGCACGATGGGGCCGCAGGTGAGCGAAGTCGCCCGCCGCCTCTTCGAGGGAAACGAGTACACCGAGTACCTCTACACCCACGGCATGGGCGTCGAGACCGCCGAGGCCCTGGCCGAACTCTGGCACAAGCGCATGCGCCAGGAACTGGGCATCGACGGCGACGACGCCACCGAGATCCGCCGCCTCTTCAGCCAGAAGTACCGCGGCAGCCGCTACTCCTTTGGCTATCCCGCCTGCCCGAACATGGAGGACCAGGCGATCCTCTTCCGCCTCCTCCAGCCCGAGCGGATCGGCTGCCAGCTGACGGAGAACTTCCAGATCGACCCGGAACAGTCCGTCAGCGCCATGGTGGTCCACCACCCCGGGGCCAAGTACTTCAACGCCTGA
- a CDS encoding RNA-binding protein: MTNIYVGNISFKTTDAELEALFSEHGKVDRANAVMDRETGRSRGFGFVEMPDANEARAAIEALNGKEYGGRTLTVNEARPREPRSGGGGGGGYGGGGGGGGGGYGRGGGGGGGRGGNRGY, encoded by the coding sequence GTGACGAACATCTACGTAGGCAACATCTCCTTCAAGACCACCGACGCGGAACTCGAAGCCCTGTTCAGCGAACACGGCAAAGTGGACCGCGCCAACGCTGTCATGGACCGCGAGACCGGCCGGTCGCGCGGCTTCGGCTTCGTTGAGATGCCCGACGCCAACGAAGCGCGGGCAGCCATCGAAGCGCTCAACGGCAAGGAGTACGGCGGTCGCACCCTCACCGTCAACGAGGCCCGCCCGCGCGAGCCGCGCTCCGGCGGCGGCGGTGGTGGCGGTTATGGCGGCGGCGGCGGCGGCGGCGGCGGCGGTTATGGCCGCGGCGGCGGCGGCGGCGGCGGTCGCGGCGGCAATCGCGGCTACTAA
- a CDS encoding sigma-54-dependent Fis family transcriptional regulator: protein MPRDAATPTAQVLIIDDEADHADVMADALRKPGHICTVRHSLDEARVELEGGHFDVIVTDLMMHGRPDGMTILAEARTRQPGAKTIMVTAHGDIPTAKEAIRGGAYDFIEKPLDLEVFRNLVNRAAEAAVLRAQVDALSEQLGQEYSLQGIVGASPAMRQVVRTLGQIAPTDIPVLLIGETGTGKDLVARVIHQHSRRAKQRFKPVNCAAFTESLLESELFGHVKGAFTGAEKNTEGVFEYANGGTLFLDEIGDMPLGMQSKLLRVLESGEVVRVGSNEPRTVDVRFVSATHRDLESMVKDETFRQDLFFRIKGAEIRLPPLRERREDIPLLAQHQINVLNQRNGRNVVGLSDQAAQRMMAYDWPGNVRQLNRVIELMCVFAEDGGELEAAHLPAEITGAAENSAGGSASLAGIDLAELEKRAIRETLKLTGGNREQTAKMLGIGERTLYRLLKEYGLR, encoded by the coding sequence ATGCCCAGAGACGCCGCCACTCCCACTGCTCAGGTCCTCATCATCGACGATGAGGCCGATCACGCCGACGTCATGGCCGATGCGCTGCGCAAGCCCGGCCACATCTGCACCGTCCGCCACAGCCTCGATGAGGCCCGCGTCGAACTCGAAGGCGGGCACTTCGACGTCATCGTGACCGATCTCATGATGCACGGCCGGCCCGATGGCATGACCATCCTCGCCGAGGCCCGCACGCGCCAGCCCGGTGCCAAGACCATCATGGTCACGGCTCACGGCGACATTCCCACCGCCAAGGAAGCGATCCGCGGCGGGGCGTACGACTTCATTGAAAAACCCCTTGATCTCGAGGTGTTCCGCAACCTCGTCAACCGCGCCGCCGAGGCCGCGGTGCTCCGGGCTCAAGTCGATGCGCTGAGCGAACAACTCGGCCAGGAATACTCCCTCCAGGGCATCGTTGGCGCCAGTCCGGCGATGCGCCAGGTCGTCCGCACGCTTGGGCAGATCGCGCCCACCGACATTCCAGTGCTGCTCATCGGCGAGACGGGCACCGGAAAGGACCTGGTCGCGCGCGTCATTCACCAGCATTCCCGCCGGGCAAAGCAGCGCTTCAAGCCGGTGAATTGTGCCGCATTCACCGAGTCACTGCTCGAGAGCGAGCTGTTCGGGCACGTCAAGGGCGCGTTCACCGGCGCTGAGAAGAACACCGAAGGCGTGTTCGAATACGCCAACGGCGGGACGCTGTTTCTCGATGAGATCGGCGACATGCCGCTGGGCATGCAGAGCAAACTGCTGCGCGTGCTCGAATCCGGCGAGGTGGTGCGCGTCGGCTCCAACGAGCCGCGCACCGTCGATGTCCGCTTCGTCTCCGCCACGCACCGCGACCTCGAGTCGATGGTCAAGGATGAGACGTTCCGACAGGATCTGTTCTTTCGAATCAAGGGGGCCGAGATCCGCCTGCCGCCGCTGCGCGAGCGGCGTGAAGACATTCCGCTTCTCGCGCAGCATCAGATCAATGTGCTGAACCAGCGCAACGGCCGCAACGTGGTCGGCCTGTCGGACCAGGCGGCGCAGCGGATGATGGCCTACGACTGGCCGGGCAACGTGCGCCAACTCAACCGCGTCATCGAACTCATGTGCGTGTTCGCGGAAGATGGCGGCGAACTCGAGGCAGCGCACCTGCCCGCGGAGATCACCGGCGCCGCGGAGAACAGCGCCGGCGGGTCGGCGTCGCTGGCCGGCATCGATCTGGCCGAACTCGAGAAGCGGGCCATCCGCGAGACGCTCAAACTCACCGGCGGCAACCGGGAACAGACCGCCAAGATGCTCGGCATCGGCGAGCGGACGCTGTATCGATTGCTCAAGGAGTACGGGTTGAGGTGA
- a CDS encoding DUF4328 domain-containing protein, whose translation MDFKPHAGLTRALRILLTMTVFVAGIAAAAGVYDYYSYATLPADVDPNEVLLASDAAVALTGLIQFILWIVTAITFLRWIHRSNKNLRALSDEPMEFTPGWSVGWYFVPIANLFKPYQSMKEIWMVSHKDEDAPHSILVWWWSLWLISAFLGRLAFRLSIRAEDANDYAVSALAYVVSDVFDVFLALVALMMVKSIGEAYARNYLEPLPAGFSAESEAPTGPPSRI comes from the coding sequence ATGGACTTCAAGCCGCACGCTGGACTGACGCGCGCCCTGCGCATTCTTCTGACAATGACCGTCTTCGTGGCAGGCATCGCCGCGGCAGCCGGCGTCTATGACTACTACTCGTACGCCACTCTTCCAGCGGATGTGGACCCGAATGAAGTTCTGCTCGCGTCGGACGCCGCCGTCGCGCTTACCGGCCTGATTCAGTTCATCCTCTGGATCGTCACGGCCATCACGTTTCTTCGATGGATACATCGAAGCAACAAGAACCTCCGGGCCCTGTCCGATGAGCCCATGGAGTTCACCCCGGGCTGGTCGGTCGGATGGTACTTCGTCCCCATTGCAAACCTGTTCAAGCCGTACCAGTCGATGAAGGAAATCTGGATGGTGAGTCATAAGGACGAGGATGCGCCTCACTCGATCCTGGTCTGGTGGTGGAGTCTCTGGCTCATCTCAGCGTTCCTCGGACGCCTTGCATTCCGGCTCAGCATCCGCGCCGAAGACGCGAACGACTATGCCGTGTCCGCCCTCGCGTACGTGGTTTCCGACGTCTTCGATGTCTTCCTCGCGCTGGTCGCTCTGATGATGGTCAAGTCGATCGGCGAGGCCTATGCGAGAAACTACCTCGAGCCGCTGCCCGCCGGGTTCTCCGCGGAAAGCGAGGCTCCAACCGGACCGCCTTCGCGAATCTAG
- a CDS encoding DUF305 domain-containing protein — MNPYVRFALMIATSIVFMYLLTYVNSYQIIGHAHFSETRVFMALIMGACMAVIMLTFMLGMHKNRVLNVAIYVASTAIFAVSLWLVRSQVTVDDVDYMEAMIPHHSIAILTSERAQIGDARVRKLADEIIAAQRREIAEMEVLIDDIRKNGTQEAPHRETATQMLLGPEVPPPDASEVEVPEGFRVEVVVSGLTYPTSVEFGDSGEMYIAEAGYSYGDDLPAPRILRISPEGDPAGPRRLLDVRFAPDGNALYVADFGSMAVGDKPRPVPGTGVIWRIVPENSPPAVPPAGLSSDE, encoded by the coding sequence ATGAATCCTTACGTTCGCTTTGCCCTGATGATCGCGACTTCGATTGTGTTCATGTACCTTCTGACGTACGTGAATTCGTATCAGATCATCGGGCACGCACACTTCAGCGAAACGCGGGTGTTCATGGCGCTCATCATGGGCGCCTGCATGGCGGTCATCATGCTGACGTTCATGCTCGGCATGCACAAGAACCGGGTTCTCAACGTCGCCATCTATGTCGCCAGCACAGCGATCTTCGCAGTCTCGCTCTGGCTGGTGCGCAGCCAGGTGACGGTCGATGATGTGGATTACATGGAGGCCATGATCCCGCACCATTCCATCGCCATCCTCACCAGCGAACGGGCTCAGATCGGCGATGCGCGTGTCCGCAAACTCGCGGATGAGATCATCGCCGCCCAGCGCCGCGAAATCGCCGAGATGGAGGTGCTCATTGACGACATCAGAAAAAACGGCACGCAGGAAGCGCCGCATCGCGAGACTGCAACGCAGATGCTCCTCGGCCCCGAAGTGCCGCCGCCCGACGCGTCCGAAGTCGAGGTGCCCGAGGGCTTCCGCGTCGAGGTCGTGGTCAGCGGCCTGACCTATCCCACGAGCGTCGAGTTCGGAGACAGCGGCGAGATGTACATCGCCGAGGCGGGCTATTCATACGGCGACGACCTGCCGGCTCCTCGCATCCTCCGCATCTCACCCGAAGGCGATCCCGCCGGGCCGCGCCGGCTGCTCGATGTGCGCTTCGCGCCCGACGGCAACGCGCTCTATGTTGCCGACTTCGGCTCCATGGCCGTGGGCGACAAGCCCAGACCGGTCCCCGGCACGGGCGTGATCTGGCGCATCGTACCCGAGAACAGCCCACCGGCAGTTCCGCCCGCAGGACTCTCCTCAGACGAGTAA
- a CDS encoding prepilin-type N-terminal cleavage/methylation domain-containing protein yields the protein MTRLPRIQQRGFTLLEVMLTAILMMIAAAMVIPMFGTSDSAYVSAGAALMVSDLDFAQATAINEPTDDVAVHFDTANARWWITPASDPATPFTMTNGDPYDTTMGVGRADLAVDVAIAVSGMVADEFAYDAYGRLSQSTDAVITLSRGTSQTVITIDAELGFLTAQ from the coding sequence ATGACCCGCTTGCCACGAATCCAACAACGCGGCTTCACCCTGCTCGAAGTGATGCTCACCGCGATTCTGATGATGATTGCCGCAGCCATGGTCATACCCATGTTCGGCACGTCCGACTCCGCCTACGTCTCGGCCGGAGCGGCGCTCATGGTCAGCGACCTCGACTTCGCCCAGGCCACCGCCATCAACGAACCGACCGACGACGTGGCCGTTCACTTCGATACGGCCAACGCCCGCTGGTGGATCACGCCGGCGTCCGATCCGGCCACGCCGTTCACCATGACCAACGGCGACCCGTACGACACGACCATGGGCGTCGGTCGCGCCGATCTCGCGGTGGACGTCGCCATCGCCGTCTCGGGCATGGTGGCTGACGAGTTCGCCTACGACGCCTACGGCCGCCTGAGCCAGAGCACCGACGCGGTCATCACTCTCTCGCGCGGCACCTCGCAGACGGTCATCACCATCGACGCCGAACTCGGATTCCTCACCGCGCAGTAG